From Salinirubellus salinus, the proteins below share one genomic window:
- the pstA gene encoding phosphate ABC transporter permease PstA — protein MATDFGVDKESRDTLVQSGTSSTRALAGFAVAVASILFALSLTALFEVITISEPVAGVPVTALLGGLLILLGGTVTMFGVGSRLDYVETDPRASAGLVAGIAFGGVWGIVAGLTASQTFELGGLGWVAVALVVGGAAFFATILPREDVGSTLPAGALTALTGAVFLLDIIGPQWVWDLGFPDAFFVAVTAEFTIPTLTLFCALLAGWASAKAYGGFGARGRHMGAYLLVYLNALSIVGVLFVLLAFTIFKGLPGLFRGFAIGPGTGPTSTVVLFGTDLTWTWPFYVPFAMEGVGLLNDFNGVLPAIFGTIWLVVGAVLFAVPLGVGAAIFLTEYAERGRFTQVVEVATNGLWSTPSIVFGLFGFAFLIPRFGGNKSLLSGALTLGFMLLPLVVITSREAMIAVPDEYRDASAALGVSKWQTVRSVVLPAALPGVVTGVILGVGRIAGETAPILLTMAGAPFTPGSETVDVIGGFEFTSTAPFVSNPALLEATSALPYQLYALITAGVGLGENVANPDQFQWATALVLLMVVLSFYAVGIAARYYFRRKLQYQ, from the coding sequence ATGGCCACCGACTTCGGTGTCGACAAGGAGAGCCGCGACACGCTGGTCCAGAGCGGCACATCGAGCACGCGAGCGCTGGCGGGCTTCGCCGTCGCGGTCGCATCGATCCTGTTCGCGCTCTCGCTGACGGCGCTGTTCGAGGTCATCACCATCTCGGAGCCAGTGGCGGGCGTGCCGGTGACGGCGTTGCTCGGGGGGCTGTTGATACTGCTCGGCGGGACGGTCACCATGTTCGGCGTCGGCTCGCGACTCGACTACGTCGAGACGGATCCGCGTGCGAGCGCTGGCCTCGTCGCCGGCATCGCGTTCGGTGGCGTCTGGGGCATCGTCGCCGGCCTGACGGCCTCGCAGACGTTCGAGCTCGGTGGCCTCGGCTGGGTCGCCGTGGCGCTCGTGGTCGGCGGGGCGGCGTTCTTCGCGACCATCCTCCCGCGCGAGGACGTCGGCTCGACGCTTCCGGCCGGGGCGCTCACCGCGCTTACCGGCGCGGTTTTCCTGCTCGACATCATCGGCCCGCAGTGGGTGTGGGACCTCGGCTTCCCGGACGCGTTCTTTGTGGCCGTCACCGCCGAGTTCACCATCCCGACGCTGACGCTGTTCTGCGCGCTGCTCGCGGGTTGGGCGTCGGCGAAGGCCTACGGCGGCTTCGGCGCCCGTGGCCGGCACATGGGCGCCTACCTGCTCGTCTACCTGAACGCACTCTCCATCGTCGGCGTGCTGTTCGTCCTGCTCGCGTTCACGATATTCAAGGGGCTCCCCGGACTGTTCCGTGGATTCGCCATCGGGCCGGGGACCGGGCCGACCTCGACCGTCGTCCTGTTCGGCACCGACCTGACGTGGACGTGGCCGTTCTACGTCCCGTTCGCGATGGAGGGTGTCGGTCTGCTAAACGACTTCAACGGCGTCCTCCCGGCCATCTTCGGCACCATCTGGCTGGTGGTCGGTGCGGTGCTGTTCGCGGTGCCACTCGGTGTGGGTGCGGCCATCTTCCTCACCGAGTACGCCGAGCGTGGTCGGTTCACGCAGGTCGTCGAGGTGGCGACCAACGGGCTGTGGTCGACCCCGTCCATCGTCTTCGGCCTGTTCGGCTTCGCGTTCCTCATCCCGCGGTTCGGTGGCAACAAGTCGCTGCTCTCGGGGGCGCTCACACTCGGGTTCATGCTCCTCCCGCTGGTGGTCATCACCAGCCGCGAGGCGATGATAGCCGTCCCGGACGAGTACCGGGACGCGAGCGCGGCACTGGGGGTGAGCAAGTGGCAGACCGTCCGCAGCGTGGTCCTGCCGGCGGCACTCCCGGGCGTCGTCACGGGCGTCATCCTCGGCGTCGGTCGTATCGCTGGTGAGACGGCCCCCATCCTGCTGACGATGGCGGGGGCACCGTTCACCCCCGGCAGCGAGACGGTCGACGTCATCGGCGGCTTCGAGTTCACGAGTACGGCGCCGTTCGTCTCGAACCCGGCGCTGCTCGAGGCGACCTCGGCACTCCCCTACCAGCTCTACGCGCTCATCACCGCAGGCGTGGGTCTCGGTGAGAACGTCGCCAACCCCGACCAGTTCCAGTGGGCGACGGCACTCGTCCTGCTGATGGTCGTGTTGAGCTTCTACGCGGTCGGCATCGCGGCGAGATACTACTTCCGGCGGAAACTCCAGTACCAGTAA
- the pstB gene encoding phosphate ABC transporter ATP-binding protein PstB — translation MSESKQETEAQREAAAESQTGGEATSQPLTTVSGETEEQTREEWIQYEFDGEAKIVAEDLDVYYGDDHALKGVTMEIPEKSVTALIGPSGCGKSTYLRCLNRMNDRIKVASIDGSVTVDDQEIYQDGVDLVELRKRVGMVFQSPNPFPKSIRDNLLYGPRKHGDLDAGLLARLTGRADENAEEELVERTLKQAALWTEVNDRLDDNALGLSGGQQQRLCIARCLSVDPDVILMDEPASALDPIATAKIEDLIHELSKEYTVVIVTHNMQQAARISDQTAVFLTGGELVEYGDTDQIFENPESQRVEDYISGKFG, via the coding sequence ATGAGTGAATCCAAGCAGGAGACGGAGGCGCAACGAGAGGCGGCGGCCGAGTCCCAGACGGGGGGTGAGGCCACCAGCCAGCCGCTCACCACGGTGAGCGGCGAGACCGAAGAGCAGACGCGCGAGGAGTGGATCCAGTACGAGTTCGACGGCGAGGCGAAGATCGTCGCCGAGGACCTGGACGTCTACTACGGGGACGACCACGCGCTGAAGGGTGTCACGATGGAGATCCCCGAGAAGTCGGTCACGGCGCTCATCGGCCCGTCGGGCTGTGGGAAATCCACCTACCTCCGGTGTCTCAATCGGATGAACGACCGCATCAAGGTCGCCAGCATCGACGGGTCGGTCACGGTCGACGACCAGGAGATCTACCAAGACGGCGTCGACCTCGTCGAGCTCCGCAAGCGGGTCGGCATGGTGTTCCAGTCGCCGAACCCGTTCCCGAAGTCCATCCGCGACAACCTGCTCTACGGTCCCCGGAAGCACGGTGACCTCGATGCGGGGCTGCTCGCGCGGCTCACCGGTCGGGCCGACGAGAACGCGGAGGAGGAGCTGGTAGAGCGGACGCTGAAGCAGGCGGCCCTCTGGACCGAGGTGAACGACCGCCTCGACGACAACGCGCTCGGACTCTCTGGCGGCCAGCAACAGCGGCTCTGTATCGCTCGCTGTCTCTCGGTCGACCCCGATGTCATCCTGATGGACGAGCCGGCCTCGGCGCTCGACCCCATCGCCACGGCGAAGATCGAGGACCTCATCCACGAGCTCTCGAAAGAGTACACGGTCGTCATCGTCACGCACAACATGCAGCAGGCCGCCCGCATCTCGGACCAGACCGCCGTGTTCCTCACGGGCGGTGAACTGGTGGAGTACGGTGACACCGACCAGATCTTCGAGAACCCGGAGAGCCAGCGCGTCGAGGACTACATCAGCGGGAAGTTCGGCTGA
- a CDS encoding AbrB/MazE/SpoVT family DNA-binding domain-containing protein — METRKLQCVGGGTYTVSIPKGWATEHRLESGTEVHLYTHRDGSIVLRSSHHDGESLSEVTVELTGMSTVLAERAVRAAYAAGFETVRLSHAETFTDDQRRRVDHVAHHLTGTAVEGEGPDEVVLRSLLDASDVSVRQTVVQVRFTALSMYRRATEALLEAERGVADRLDDRRKEAERLAALLDRQANRSLVALSTVDELGTSRPALADHDEAASLLAAAADDAVTVATAAEGLETPLPEEVAEAFGTAVDETRRSIEVATEALLEGASIADAAEALDHSEAAAARVAAVDEALREETLGVGERAQVVSLTRALDAVDRTAGRAAGLAEVALRAATREADS; from the coding sequence ATGGAGACACGAAAACTCCAGTGTGTAGGCGGCGGAACGTACACCGTCTCAATCCCGAAGGGGTGGGCGACCGAGCACCGACTGGAGTCCGGCACCGAGGTCCACCTCTACACCCACCGCGACGGGTCGATCGTCCTTCGCTCCAGCCACCACGACGGAGAGAGCCTGTCCGAGGTGACCGTCGAACTGACGGGGATGTCCACGGTGCTGGCCGAACGCGCGGTCCGTGCGGCCTACGCTGCCGGCTTCGAGACGGTGCGGCTGTCACACGCCGAGACGTTCACCGACGACCAGCGCCGACGCGTCGACCACGTTGCCCACCACCTGACGGGTACGGCCGTCGAGGGTGAGGGGCCCGACGAAGTGGTGCTCCGCAGCCTTCTCGACGCCTCCGACGTCTCGGTCCGGCAGACCGTCGTCCAGGTCCGGTTCACCGCGCTGTCGATGTACCGTCGGGCGACCGAAGCGCTGCTGGAGGCCGAGAGAGGCGTCGCGGACAGGCTCGACGACCGGCGCAAGGAGGCCGAGCGACTCGCCGCGCTCCTCGACCGACAGGCGAACCGCTCGCTCGTCGCGCTGTCGACCGTCGACGAACTCGGGACGAGCAGACCGGCGCTCGCCGACCACGACGAGGCGGCGTCGCTGCTGGCCGCGGCCGCCGACGACGCGGTCACCGTCGCCACGGCCGCCGAGGGGCTCGAGACACCGCTCCCTGAGGAGGTGGCCGAGGCGTTCGGGACGGCCGTCGACGAAACCCGACGGTCGATAGAGGTGGCAACCGAGGCGTTGCTCGAGGGAGCCAGCATCGCTGACGCGGCCGAGGCACTCGACCACAGCGAGGCCGCCGCCGCCCGGGTCGCCGCCGTCGACGAGGCGCTGCGCGAGGAGACGCTCGGGGTCGGGGAGCGCGCCCAGGTCGTGTCGCTGACCCGTGCGCTCGACGCCGTCGACCGGACCGCCGGCCGGGCCGCCGGACTTGCCGAAGTCGCGCTCCGTGCGGCGACCCGTGAAGCTGACAGCTGA
- the secF gene encoding protein translocase subunit SecF encodes MAEARAQLPFNLPEVDYERYSNRQLVAIPVTVLGLALLVIAVFFALNGTPVGLGIEFTGGTELQVTTDQSEAQIRQAFDAEIASFQPIAAQENAYIITFQSEDTNAIEQQAIAAFGEGSVDSVVGREGSFGRQAQTQALGGIAVAFVGMSILVFALFRTFVPSIAVVLSAFSDIVIPLALMNLFGIELSLGTVAALLMLIGYSVDSDLLLNNHVLRRRGGFYESTYRAMRTGVTMTLTSISAMTVMTIVAFLFGIPLLPSIGLILVFGLTADLMNTYMLNVTLLRYYKFEAIGR; translated from the coding sequence GTGGCTGAGGCGCGGGCGCAGCTCCCGTTCAACCTCCCCGAGGTGGACTACGAGCGATACTCGAACCGGCAGCTCGTGGCCATCCCCGTGACCGTCCTCGGCCTCGCGTTGCTCGTCATCGCCGTCTTCTTCGCGCTCAACGGGACGCCGGTCGGCCTCGGCATCGAGTTCACCGGCGGCACCGAGTTGCAGGTGACGACGGACCAGTCGGAGGCACAGATCCGACAGGCGTTCGACGCGGAGATCGCGTCGTTCCAGCCCATCGCCGCTCAGGAGAACGCCTACATCATCACGTTCCAGTCGGAGGACACGAACGCCATCGAACAGCAGGCCATCGCGGCCTTCGGTGAGGGCAGCGTCGACTCCGTCGTCGGGCGGGAGGGCTCGTTCGGCCGGCAGGCACAGACGCAGGCCCTCGGTGGCATCGCCGTCGCCTTCGTCGGGATGAGCATCCTCGTGTTCGCGCTGTTCCGCACGTTCGTCCCCTCCATCGCGGTCGTGCTCTCGGCGTTCTCGGACATCGTCATCCCCCTGGCGCTGATGAACCTGTTCGGCATCGAGTTGAGCCTTGGGACGGTCGCGGCGCTCCTGATGCTCATCGGGTACTCCGTGGACTCGGACCTGCTGCTCAACAACCACGTCCTCCGCCGCCGTGGGGGGTTCTACGAGTCGACCTACCGTGCGATGCGGACCGGGGTGACGATGACGCTCACCTCCATCTCCGCGATGACGGTGATGACCATCGTCGCGTTCCTGTTCGGCATCCCGCTGCTCCCGAGCATCGGTCTCATCCTCGTGTTCGGACTCACCGCTGACCTGATGAACACCTACATGCTCAACGTCACACTGCTCCGGTACTACAAGTTCGAGGCGATCGGTCGATGA
- a CDS encoding preprotein translocase subunit SecD, producing the protein MNLRENWRLVLLSLLLVLSSVALFVPFGGGASGNADAGVVDTGTTLQYGLELSGGTRIRAPVVGMHVDQVELPTDPSTVRDQEAQLASRLNVSLSDVRMTPSQGTVEVFADQNNGNVTKAEFAAAMGSLGYEVSEGDIDDGVTAETLDQMERTLDDKINRGGLTGGDASIVRPAGEPLIVVEVPNADRSEVLELIGSRGQVQIVAHFPEQRNGTTEYRDVPLFDQDGIQSVQNAQQGRGEQPPYVPITLEPEATENFSNAMNQFGFTNEGISACRYSQNESDAGYCLYTVRDGEVVFAASMSPGLAEIIRNDEFDGGFQTTASNFSDAQRLQLDLQAGALPSNLDLNAGTSFFLQPSLAEEFKLFSLITGFVAVLAVAGTVFLRYREPGVAAPMVLTAAAEVFILLGFASAIGLALDLSHIAGFIAVIGTGVDDLIIIADEILQEGEVRTGRVFESRFRKAFWVIGAAAATTIIALSPLAVLSLGDLQGFAIVTIVGVLIGVLVTRPAYGNILRNIVLD; encoded by the coding sequence ATGAACCTGCGCGAGAACTGGCGGCTGGTCCTGCTCTCGCTGTTGCTCGTGCTGAGTTCCGTCGCGCTGTTCGTCCCCTTCGGTGGTGGGGCGAGCGGGAACGCCGACGCGGGTGTCGTCGACACCGGCACGACGCTCCAGTACGGGCTGGAACTCTCCGGCGGAACCCGCATCCGTGCGCCCGTCGTCGGGATGCACGTCGACCAGGTCGAGCTCCCCACCGACCCGAGTACGGTCCGTGACCAGGAGGCACAGCTCGCCTCGCGGCTCAACGTCTCGCTCTCCGACGTCCGGATGACACCCTCGCAGGGCACAGTCGAGGTGTTCGCCGATCAGAACAACGGCAACGTGACGAAGGCGGAGTTCGCGGCCGCGATGGGGTCGCTCGGCTACGAGGTCTCCGAGGGTGACATCGACGACGGCGTCACCGCCGAGACGCTCGACCAGATGGAGCGGACCCTCGACGACAAGATCAACCGCGGGGGGCTGACCGGGGGCGACGCCAGCATCGTCCGGCCGGCCGGCGAACCGCTCATCGTCGTGGAGGTGCCCAACGCCGACCGCTCGGAGGTCCTCGAGCTCATCGGCTCGCGGGGGCAGGTCCAGATCGTCGCGCACTTCCCGGAGCAGCGGAACGGCACCACCGAGTACCGGGACGTCCCGCTGTTCGACCAGGACGGCATCCAGAGCGTCCAGAACGCCCAGCAGGGCCGTGGCGAACAGCCGCCGTACGTCCCCATCACGCTCGAGCCCGAGGCCACCGAGAACTTCTCGAACGCGATGAACCAGTTCGGCTTCACGAACGAGGGCATCTCGGCCTGTCGGTACTCGCAGAACGAGTCCGACGCGGGCTACTGTCTCTACACGGTCCGTGACGGCGAGGTGGTGTTCGCCGCCTCGATGAGTCCCGGGCTCGCGGAGATCATCCGCAACGATGAGTTCGACGGCGGCTTCCAGACCACGGCGTCGAACTTCTCCGACGCCCAGCGCCTGCAGCTCGACCTGCAGGCCGGCGCGCTCCCGTCGAACCTCGACCTGAACGCGGGCACCTCCTTCTTCCTCCAGCCCTCGCTGGCGGAGGAGTTCAAGTTGTTCTCGCTCATCACGGGGTTCGTCGCCGTCCTCGCGGTCGCCGGGACCGTGTTCCTCCGGTACCGTGAACCCGGCGTGGCTGCACCGATGGTGCTCACGGCGGCCGCAGAGGTGTTCATCCTCCTCGGGTTCGCCTCCGCCATCGGCCTCGCGCTGGACCTCTCGCACATCGCGGGGTTCATCGCCGTCATCGGGACGGGGGTGGACGACCTCATCATCATCGCCGACGAGATCCTACAGGAAGGTGAGGTCCGCACCGGGAGGGTGTTCGAGTCACGCTTCCGCAAGGCGTTCTGGGTCATCGGTGCGGCGGCCGCGACGACCATCATCGCGCTCTCGCCGCTCGCGGTGCTCTCGCTCGGTGACCTGCAGGGGTTCGCCATTGTCACCATCGTCGGCGTCCTCATCGGGGTGCTGGTGACGCGGCCGGCCTACGGGAACATCCTGCGGAACATCGTGCTGGACTAG
- the rnhB gene encoding ribonuclease HII, translated as MRFGVDEAGKGPVLGSMFAAAVRGPAHELPNGIDDSKRLTPERRETLDRAIREADGVTVGVAEIPVSRIDGAEDMNTLTVAAQAEALSQVVQAGDGGVIDAGDTSTERFAERVRKRLSVKTELRAEHHADESYLLVGAASIVAKVARDAHVAALAEQYGDVGSGYPSDPNTRTFLADYVAEHGALPPCARTSWSTCDDVLAAAQQSSLGEF; from the coding sequence ATGCGATTCGGGGTGGACGAGGCCGGCAAGGGACCGGTGCTCGGGTCGATGTTCGCCGCAGCGGTCCGTGGCCCGGCTCACGAACTCCCGAACGGTATCGACGACTCGAAGCGGCTCACGCCCGAGCGCCGCGAGACGCTCGACCGGGCGATACGCGAGGCCGACGGGGTCACCGTCGGCGTGGCCGAGATACCGGTCTCGCGTATCGACGGCGCGGAGGACATGAACACGCTCACCGTCGCGGCGCAGGCCGAGGCGCTCTCGCAGGTCGTCCAGGCCGGTGACGGCGGCGTGATCGACGCGGGCGACACGAGCACCGAGCGGTTCGCCGAACGCGTCAGGAAGCGCCTGTCCGTGAAGACGGAGCTCCGGGCCGAACACCACGCCGACGAGTCGTACCTCCTCGTCGGCGCGGCCAGCATCGTCGCCAAGGTGGCCCGCGACGCCCACGTCGCGGCGCTCGCCGAGCAGTACGGCGACGTGGGGTCGGGCTACCCGAGCGACCCGAACACGCGGACGTTCCTCGCCGACTACGTGGCGGAACACGGCGCCCTGCCACCCTGTGCGCGGACCTCGTGGTCGACGTGTGACGACGTGCTGGCCGCGGCTCAGCAGTCCTCGCTCGGGGAGTTCTAG
- a CDS encoding tRNA pseudouridine(54/55) synthase Pus10, with protein MDDSDPLATARALLATGPLCDACLGRPFADRSFGLRNEERGKGLRVAVALADDADYDAPDADACWVCEGVCGRFDELAERCVEALDGTEFDTYQLGTRVPPLVEENEVLLREDAGLEPDAGELLKSEVNREVGRRVGRLTETEVEFERPDVQLTLDLDADTVDVQRNSIAVYGRYRKLERGISQTDWEKYDHSVESFVSPAITTAHRGTEGVFHGAGREDVDALMLGTGRPFVLEVKHPRRRHVDLPELEEQVNDDGDGRVEVEGLRYATYEMVERVKMLDAGKTYRMDVEFEEPVTAADLAAAVDALDGATVDQRTPNRVSHRRADLVRERTVYDISGELVDEYHAELTVDGEGGLYVKELVSGDEGRTEPSLAGLLGVPAVVTHLDVLAVEGEDEPFADPEYLLEADGDD; from the coding sequence ATGGACGACTCGGACCCTCTCGCCACGGCCCGCGCGCTGCTCGCCACCGGGCCGCTCTGTGACGCCTGTCTCGGCCGGCCGTTCGCCGACCGGAGCTTCGGCCTCCGCAACGAGGAGCGGGGGAAGGGCCTCCGCGTCGCCGTCGCGCTGGCCGACGACGCGGACTACGACGCCCCCGACGCCGACGCCTGCTGGGTCTGCGAGGGGGTCTGCGGTCGCTTCGACGAACTCGCCGAGCGGTGCGTCGAGGCGCTCGACGGGACCGAGTTCGACACCTACCAGCTCGGCACCCGCGTCCCGCCGCTCGTCGAGGAGAACGAGGTGCTCCTGCGCGAGGACGCCGGTCTCGAACCCGACGCGGGCGAACTGCTCAAATCCGAGGTCAACCGCGAAGTGGGCCGCCGGGTCGGCCGCCTGACCGAGACCGAGGTGGAGTTCGAGCGCCCTGACGTGCAGCTCACACTGGACCTCGACGCCGACACCGTCGACGTCCAGCGCAACTCCATCGCCGTCTACGGCCGCTACCGGAAACTCGAGCGGGGCATCTCCCAGACGGACTGGGAGAAGTACGACCACAGCGTCGAGTCGTTCGTCTCGCCCGCCATCACCACCGCCCACCGCGGCACCGAGGGCGTGTTCCACGGCGCCGGCCGCGAGGACGTCGACGCGCTGATGCTCGGGACGGGCCGTCCGTTCGTCCTCGAGGTCAAGCACCCACGACGCCGGCACGTCGACCTCCCGGAACTCGAAGAACAGGTCAACGACGACGGCGACGGCCGCGTCGAGGTGGAGGGCCTGCGCTACGCCACCTACGAGATGGTCGAGCGCGTGAAGATGCTCGATGCGGGCAAGACCTACCGGATGGACGTCGAGTTCGAGGAGCCGGTGACGGCCGCGGACCTCGCCGCGGCCGTCGACGCGCTCGACGGCGCGACCGTCGACCAGCGCACCCCGAACCGCGTCTCGCACCGACGCGCCGACCTCGTGCGCGAGCGGACCGTCTACGACATCTCGGGCGAACTGGTCGACGAGTACCACGCCGAACTGACCGTCGACGGCGAGGGCGGCCTCTACGTGAAGGAACTCGTCAGCGGCGACGAGGGGCGCACGGAGCCCTCGCTCGCGGGCCTGCTCGGCGTCCCGGCCGTCGTCACCCACCTCGACGTCCTCGCGGTGGAGGGCGAGGACGAACCGTTCGCGGACCCCGAGTACCTCCTCGAGGCCGACGGCGACGACTGA
- a CDS encoding aldehyde dehydrogenase family protein yields the protein MSSQPESAAERRDAVRERHRETASEVLPEHTGLYVGGEFVDSAAGETFDTVDPTTGEVLASAARGREADVDRAVEAAWRAFDEEWSGYGAGRRQRALTAIADTIEAHTEELARLESLDNGKPVSEATIDVRGAAEQFRYFAGLVRGNDGETMAEGSRYGQVIKEPYGVVGQVVPWNFPLLMASWKLAPALAAGNCTVLKPAEQTPLSALRLAELLTENDLLPDGVVNVVTGYGEEAGAPLTGHPDVRKVAFTGSTAVGKEVMKAAAENVTDVTLELGGKSPVVVFPDVEVEKAVRLVSSAIFYNTGECCEAGSRLFVHDDVADEVLAGLQAAIDGMTLGDPLDEETDLGPKVSREQVDRTMEYLDLAREEGGQFLAGGDRPDDEALADGCYVEPTLVEGLDHDSRAVQEEIFGPVLSVFRWDDYDEMMTLVNDVDYGLAGGVVTNDATKAQRAARDIQAGYVWINSYHDLVPGLPFGGYKQSGIGRELSEETLAHYQQTKTINQSLR from the coding sequence ATGTCGAGCCAACCAGAGTCAGCAGCGGAGCGACGTGACGCGGTCCGCGAGCGCCACCGGGAGACGGCGAGCGAGGTACTGCCCGAACACACCGGCCTCTACGTCGGCGGCGAGTTCGTCGACAGCGCGGCCGGCGAGACGTTCGACACCGTCGACCCGACGACGGGCGAGGTGCTCGCCTCGGCCGCTCGGGGTCGCGAGGCGGACGTCGACCGCGCCGTCGAGGCGGCGTGGAGGGCGTTCGACGAGGAGTGGAGCGGCTACGGTGCCGGCCGCCGCCAGCGTGCGCTCACGGCCATCGCCGACACCATCGAGGCCCACACCGAGGAACTCGCCCGGTTGGAGAGCCTCGACAACGGCAAGCCCGTCTCCGAGGCGACAATCGACGTGCGCGGGGCCGCCGAGCAGTTCCGCTACTTCGCCGGCCTCGTCCGTGGGAACGACGGCGAGACGATGGCCGAGGGCTCGCGCTACGGGCAGGTCATCAAGGAACCGTACGGCGTCGTCGGGCAGGTCGTCCCGTGGAACTTCCCGCTGTTGATGGCCTCCTGGAAGCTCGCGCCCGCACTCGCGGCGGGCAACTGCACGGTCCTCAAGCCGGCCGAGCAGACGCCGCTCTCGGCACTCCGCCTCGCCGAACTGCTCACCGAGAACGACCTCCTCCCGGACGGCGTGGTCAACGTCGTCACCGGCTACGGCGAGGAGGCCGGCGCTCCGCTGACCGGGCACCCCGACGTGCGGAAGGTAGCGTTCACCGGCTCCACGGCGGTCGGCAAGGAGGTCATGAAGGCCGCCGCGGAGAACGTCACCGACGTGACGCTCGAACTCGGCGGGAAGTCACCCGTCGTCGTCTTCCCGGACGTGGAGGTGGAGAAGGCGGTCCGGCTCGTCTCCTCGGCCATCTTCTACAACACCGGGGAGTGCTGCGAGGCCGGGTCGCGCCTGTTCGTCCACGACGACGTGGCCGACGAGGTGCTCGCGGGGCTGCAGGCGGCCATCGACGGGATGACGCTCGGCGATCCGCTGGACGAGGAGACGGACCTCGGGCCGAAGGTGTCGCGCGAGCAGGTCGACCGGACGATGGAGTACCTCGACCTCGCGCGCGAGGAGGGCGGGCAGTTCCTCGCCGGGGGCGACCGACCGGACGACGAGGCCCTCGCCGACGGCTGTTACGTGGAGCCGACGCTCGTCGAGGGGCTGGACCACGACTCACGCGCCGTGCAGGAGGAGATATTCGGCCCCGTCCTCTCGGTGTTCCGCTGGGACGACTACGACGAGATGATGACGCTCGTCAACGACGTGGACTACGGGCTGGCCGGCGGCGTCGTCACGAACGACGCGACGAAGGCCCAGCGCGCGGCCCGCGACATCCAGGCCGGCTACGTCTGGATCAACAGCTACCACGACCTCGTCCCCGGCCTGCCGTTCGGCGGCTACAAGCAGTCCGGCATCGGCCGGGAGCTCTCCGAGGAGACGCTGGCGCACTACCAGCAGACGAAGACCATCAACCAGTCGCTGCGCTGA
- a CDS encoding 3-hydroxyacyl-CoA dehydrogenase yields MTELSEPADVERTAVIGAGEMGRGIAAVQALAGREVVIQDLDTDQLDAALEHVEWSLGKSVEKGRLSEAEKEATLGRLSTADELADAVAGVDLVTEAIVEKQAVKESVFADLDEHAPDHAILASNTSGLNITRIAEATERPDRVLGTHWFNPPMLMELVEVVHTEHTDPAIADLAADFVEALGKTPIHCRKDVPSFVVNRCMRPYGEAAAWLVYYDEARKEAVDAAFEYDEEFPMGPFALADFTGGIQLRVDGEADHLADDRLLAYDTRVCPLLHELYEQGRYGRKAGAGYYEYDEEGQKAPVPATAAREFDPMWVWAPVVNEAAKMVQHDVATVEDVDTGMRLGGNWPVGPFEKADRVGADTVVEYLCEWAAMHDRLNKRAELLPCDLLVEQAKTGERFHDDGAA; encoded by the coding sequence ATGACAGAACTCTCCGAACCGGCAGACGTCGAGCGGACCGCGGTGATAGGCGCGGGGGAGATGGGACGTGGCATCGCGGCCGTGCAGGCGCTCGCCGGACGGGAGGTGGTGATACAGGACCTCGACACGGACCAGCTCGACGCCGCGCTCGAGCACGTCGAGTGGTCGCTGGGGAAGTCGGTCGAGAAGGGGCGGCTGAGCGAGGCCGAGAAGGAGGCCACGCTCGGGCGGCTCTCGACGGCCGACGAACTCGCCGACGCCGTCGCGGGCGTGGACCTCGTCACCGAGGCCATCGTCGAGAAGCAGGCGGTCAAGGAGTCGGTGTTCGCGGACCTCGACGAGCACGCTCCGGACCACGCTATCCTCGCGTCGAACACCTCGGGGCTGAATATCACGCGCATCGCCGAGGCGACCGAGCGCCCGGACCGGGTGCTCGGCACGCACTGGTTCAACCCCCCGATGCTGATGGAACTGGTCGAGGTGGTCCACACCGAGCACACGGACCCCGCGATCGCCGACCTCGCCGCCGACTTCGTCGAGGCCCTCGGCAAGACGCCCATCCACTGCCGGAAGGACGTCCCCTCGTTCGTCGTGAACCGGTGTATGCGGCCCTACGGCGAGGCGGCGGCGTGGCTCGTCTACTACGACGAGGCCCGGAAGGAGGCCGTCGACGCGGCCTTCGAGTACGACGAGGAGTTCCCGATGGGGCCGTTCGCGCTCGCGGACTTCACCGGGGGCATCCAGCTCCGGGTGGACGGCGAGGCCGACCACCTCGCGGACGACCGACTCCTCGCGTACGACACGCGTGTCTGTCCGCTGTTGCACGAACTGTACGAGCAGGGGCGGTACGGCCGGAAGGCGGGCGCGGGGTACTACGAGTACGACGAGGAGGGGCAGAAGGCCCCCGTCCCGGCCACCGCAGCCCGCGAGTTCGACCCGATGTGGGTCTGGGCCCCGGTCGTCAACGAGGCGGCGAAGATGGTCCAGCACGACGTGGCGACCGTCGAGGACGTGGACACGGGGATGCGACTGGGCGGCAACTGGCCCGTCGGCCCGTTCGAGAAGGCAGACCGCGTCGGCGCGGACACCGTCGTGGAGTACCTCTGCGAGTGGGCGGCGATGCACGACCGGCTGAACAAGCGGGCCGAACTGCTCCCGTGTGACCTCCTCGTCGAGCAGGCGAAGACGGGCGAGCGGTTCCACGACGACGGGGCCGCCTGA